The Zingiber officinale cultivar Zhangliang chromosome 9A, Zo_v1.1, whole genome shotgun sequence genome window below encodes:
- the LOC122021257 gene encoding beta-1,4-mannosyl-glycoprotein 4-beta-N-acetylglucosaminyltransferase-like, with the protein MPESGFYCSKKTDDICEDVCGEMSKAGLSMSRLRCALRGFDFKALLLLLIGVPILVVIIYLHGQKITYFLRPIWESPPKPFRTIPHYYHHNVSMERLCQIHGWGVRDTPRRVYDAVLFSNELDMLEIRWQELSPYVSEFVLLESNSTFTGLIKPLSFDNNRQRFKFAESRLTYGNIGGRFVKGENPFVEESYQRVALDQLLRIAGIEDDDLLIMSDVDEIPSGHTIDLLRWCDEIPEKLHLQLRNYLYSFEFYLDDKSWRASIHRYRLGKTRYAHFRQTDDLFADSGWHCSFCFRHISQFIFKMKAYSHVDRVRFAYYLNPSRIQDVICRGADLFDMLPEEYTFQQIIAKLGSIRSSYSAVGLPSYLLQHVDQYRYLLPGNCRRESE; encoded by the exons ATGCCGGAATCTGGTTTCTATTGTTCCAAGAAGACGGACGATATCTGCGAGGATGTCTGCGGCGAG ATGTCGAAGGCAGGTCTGAGCATGTCGCGACTCCGTTGCGCTCTCCGAGGATTCGATTTCAAGGCATTGCTTCTCCTCCTCATCGGAGTTCCTATCCTTGTTGTTATCATCTACTTGCATGGGCAAAAGATCACCTACTTCCTCCGACCCATCTGGGAGTCCCCTCCCAAACCCTTCCGCACCATCCCCCACTACTATCATCACAACGTCTCAATGGAGCGCCTCTGCCAGATTCATGGGTGGGGCGTTCGGGACACCCCTCGCCGTGTTTATGATGCTGTCTTGTTCAGCAACGAACTCGATATGCTCGAGATCCGGTGGCAAGAGCTCAGTCCGTACGTCTCAGAGTTTGTCCTCCTTGAATCCAATTCTACTTTCACTGGTCTGATAAAGCCCCTCTCTTTTGACAACAATCGGCAACGATTTAAGTTTGCTGAGTCACGGCTAACCTATGGTAATATTGGGGGAAGGTTCGTGAAGGGAGAGAATCCCTTTGTTGAGGAGTCGTACCAGCGAGTGGCCCTGGATCAGCTTCTAAGGATAGCAGGTATCGAGGATGATGACTTGTTGATCATGTCTGATGTTGATGAGATCCCAAGCGGCCATACAATTGACCTCCTGAGGTGGTGTGATGAGATTCCTGAGAAACTTCATCTGCAACTCCGTAATTATCTCTACTCGTTTGAGTTTTACCTTGATGACAAGAGTTGGAGGGCTTCCATTCACAGGTACCGGTTAGGGAAGACCAGATATGCCCATTTCCGTCAGACTGATGATCTGTTTGCTGATTCCGGTTGGCATTGTAGCTTCTGTTTCCGTCATATAAGTCAATTCATATTTAAGATGAAGGCATATAGCCATGTCGACCGTGTGAGATTTGCCTACTACTTGAATCCTAGCAGAATTCAAGATGTGATATGTCGAGGAGCAGACCTGTTTGACATGCTTCCAGAGGAATACACATTTCAACAAATTATTGCTAAGTTGGGTTCAATACGTAGTTCATATTCTGCTGTCGGTCTTCCTTCTTATCTACTTCAGCATGTTGACCAGTATCGGTACCTCTTGCCTGGCAATTGCAGGCGAGAAAGTGAGTGA
- the LOC122020614 gene encoding uncharacterized protein LOC122020614 isoform X1: MTSPPRRRRRSSFSVATAERSFLVAPTANSATSAATPASFPSPDLSLSQVGINLSFKHCLFLLRPRSARRIDQKKEKSVGNLCMVYNLGCGVCARALFRCSAELQVKLSQLCGWKTASLRCQLPTEDMDALVSVTSDDDLANLVEEYAGRERTTPLKIRAFLFLPQSFPSSNSSATTPAIPLPFVSRPLIAAPDRCNRQYSVPARFCDRYEKPTASSAAARKLRLHGHYHLLGHGATKPCNDLVHPLGHWH; encoded by the coding sequence ATGACATCTCCGCCAAGACGACGCCGTCGATCAAGTTTCTCTGTAGCTACGGCGGAAAGATCCTTCCTCGTCGCCCCGACGGCCAACTCCGCTACGTCGGCGGCCACACCCGCGTCCTTTCCGTCCCCAGATCTATCTCTTTCACAGgtcggtattaatttatctttcaAACATTGTTTGTTTTTGTTGCGTCCGCGATCTGCTCGACGGATCGATCAAAAGAAGGAAAAGAGCGTTGGAAATTTGTGCATGGTGTATAATTTGGGCTGTGGTGTGTGCGCGCGCGCTCTGTTTCGGTGCTCTGCAGAGCTGCAGGTGAAGCTGAGCCAGTTGTGCGGGTGGAAGACGGCGAGCCTCCGGTGCCAACTTCCGACGGAGGACATGGACGCCCTTGTGTCAGTTACCTCCGACGACGACCTCGCCAACCTCGTGGAGGAGTACGCGGGCCGAGAACGGACGACGCCTCTAAAGATCCGAGCCTTCCTCTTCCTCCCGCAATCCTTCCCCTCCTCCAATTCTTCTGCCACAACTCCGGCCATCCCTTTGCCCTTCGTCTCTCGCCCTTTGATCGCCGCCCCCGATCGCTGCAACCGTCAGTACTCTGTGCCTGCTAGGTTTTGTGATCGGTACGAGAAGCCCACGGCATCATCCGCCGCGGCCAGGAAGCTTCGCCTCCATGGCCACTACCACCTTCTTGGCCATGGAGCCACAAAACCCTGCAACGATCTCGTGCATCCTTTGGGACACTGGCACTAG
- the LOC122020614 gene encoding uncharacterized protein LOC122020614 isoform X2, with protein MVSRLFSSLLFSSVSSPLLQIERPIMVVSSSASLGRVDDISAKTTPSIKFLCSYGGKILPRRPDGQLRYVGGHTRVLSVPRSISFTELQVKLSQLCGWKTASLRCQLPTEDMDALVSVTSDDDLANLVEEYAGRERTTPLKIRAFLFLPQSFPSSNSSATTPAIPLPFVSRPLIAAPDRCNRQYSVPARFCDRYEKPTASSAAARKLRLHGHYHLLGHGATKPCNDLVHPLGHWH; from the exons ATGGTCAGccgcctcttctcttctcttctcttctcttcagtTTCGTCGCCTCTCCTACAAATCGAACGACCAATCATGGTGGTCTCCTCCTCTGCTTCGCTTGGCCGCGTCGATGACATCTCCGCCAAGACGACGCCGTCGATCAAGTTTCTCTGTAGCTACGGCGGAAAGATCCTTCCTCGTCGCCCCGACGGCCAACTCCGCTACGTCGGCGGCCACACCCGCGTCCTTTCCGTCCCCAGATCTATCTCTTTCACAG AGCTGCAGGTGAAGCTGAGCCAGTTGTGCGGGTGGAAGACGGCGAGCCTCCGGTGCCAACTTCCGACGGAGGACATGGACGCCCTTGTGTCAGTTACCTCCGACGACGACCTCGCCAACCTCGTGGAGGAGTACGCGGGCCGAGAACGGACGACGCCTCTAAAGATCCGAGCCTTCCTCTTCCTCCCGCAATCCTTCCCCTCCTCCAATTCTTCTGCCACAACTCCGGCCATCCCTTTGCCCTTCGTCTCTCGCCCTTTGATCGCCGCCCCCGATCGCTGCAACCGTCAGTACTCTGTGCCTGCTAGGTTTTGTGATCGGTACGAGAAGCCCACGGCATCATCCGCCGCGGCCAGGAAGCTTCGCCTCCATGGCCACTACCACCTTCTTGGCCATGGAGCCACAAAACCCTGCAACGATCTCGTGCATCCTTTGGGACACTGGCACTAG
- the LOC122018920 gene encoding pentatricopeptide repeat-containing protein At4g20740-like — protein sequence MAVSAGSRKYFFYGHRKPSQNRPVVRGGLFSNRKVVASAPIDTAVLPTTDFREWDFDCPTQPKPPSPSVPAIDRRLSPLARYVLDSFRRHRRWCPEVLSDLRKLRRFPPDLVAEVLRSRPLIDPSLSTQFFHWAGKQKGFRHSFASYNALAYALNAAARPAAADQLPDLMHAQGKQPSEKQLEILIRMHADAGRGLRIFRIFRKMRGKFGVKPRIHLYNRILDALVATGHLDLALSVYDDLKVDGCQEEAITFTILAKGLCRAGRMDDLFQLLERMRTELCKPDVFAYTAMLKALVSERNMDGCLRVWEEMVKDGVKADAMAYSTMVSGLSKAGRVEKGYELFLEIKREGFVIDRAVYGSLVEGFVAEGRVGDGCKLLNEMINDGYCGDLCIYNSLIRGLCLVGRVDKAHKLFQVLIQEGIIPSSETVIPMLSVYADSSDKGNFFQLVDQLAALKLSILNHIADFFSSFVTNADREMKALEVFEELKARGHCSIVIYNILIERLQSIKDVKHALALFDEIRHSEVFQPDSNTYSLIISCFIEEGHIREACSCYNLMKENSWTPSIEAYCLLVKGLCKIGEINTAITFVKDCLGNVTNGPMEFKYSLTIINTCRMKSPEKVIKILHEIIDQNCQLEDIIYCSVIYGFCKYASLEEARKVLTAMRDRKFLKEADFIVYEELLKEHLKKATAALVISSWKFFGHESKIKSQVTRR from the coding sequence ATGGCCGTCTCCGCTGGCAGCCGGAAGTACTTCTTCTATGGCCACCGTAAGCCCTCACAGAATCGCCCAGTTGTCCGCGGCGGCCTCTTCTCGAATCGAAAGGTTGTCGCTTCCGCCCCCATCGACACTGCCGTCCTCCCCACCACGGACTTCCGCGAATGGGACTTCGATTGCCCTACCCAACCGAAGCCGCCCTCTCCTTCTGTCCCTGCGATCGACCGTCGGCTCTCGCCTCTCGCTCGTTACGTTCTCGACTCCTTCCGTCGCCACCGTCGCTGGTGCCCCGAAGTCTTGTCCGATTTGCGAAAGCTTCGTCGTTTCCCTCCTGACCTCGTCGCCGAAGTCCTCCGCTCTCGCCCCCTTATCGATCCCTCCCTCTCCACCCAATTCTTTCATTGGGCTGGCAAGCAGAAGGGTTTCCGTCACTCCTTCGCTTCATATAATGCTCTCGCCTATGCCCTTAATGCCGCCGCACGTCCTGCAGCGGCTGACCAACTCCCGGATCTGATGCACGCCCAGGGGAAACAACCATCTGAGAAGCAGCTCGAGATCCTCATACGAATGCACGCTGATGCTGGTCGTGGCCTTCGGATCTTCCGCATATTCCGGAAAATGCGGGGCAAATTTGGTGTCAAGCCTCGTATCCACCTATACAACCGCATCTTGGATGCTTTAGTTGCAACTGGACATCTTGATCTTGCTCTTTCTGTGTACGATGACCTCAAGGTCGATGGCTGTCAGGAGGAAGCCATCACTTTCACAATCCTTGCTAAGGGACTTTGTCGTGCTGGAAGGATGGATGACCTTTTTCAACTGCTGGAACGAATGAGAACAGAACTGTGCAAGCCGGATGTTTTTGCATACACTGCAATGCTAAAGGCCCTAGTTTCAGAGAGGAACATGGATGGTTGTTTGAGGGTGTGGGAGGAAATGGTGAAAGATGGAGTCAAGGCTGATGCAATGGCATATTCAACGATGGTTTCAGGTTTGTCCAAGGCAGGGAGGGTTGAGAAAGGCTATGAACTGTTTTTGGAGATAAAGAGAGAGGGGTTTGTGATTGACCGTGCTGTGTATGGGTCACTGGTCGAGGGGTTTGTAGCTGAGGGGAGAGTTGGGGATGGTTGCAAGCTGTTGAATGAGATGATCAATGATGGGTACTGTGGAGATCTGTGTATTTACAATTCCCTGATAAGAGGTTTATGTCTTGTTGGTAGAGTTGATAAGGCTCATAAGCTTTTTCAAGTTCTCATCCAAGAGGGGATCATTCCTAGCTCTGAAACTGTGATCCCTATGCTATCTGTTTATGCTGATTCAAGTGACAAGGGAAACTTTTTTCAATTGGTTGATCAGTTAGCAGCATTGAAATTGTCAATTTTGAATCATATCGCAGACTTCTTTTCATCCTTCGTAACTAATGCAGATAGAGAAATGAAAGCACTGGAGGTGTTTGAAGAATTGAAAGCAAGAGGGCACTGCAGTATTGTcatttataatattcttattgaACGTCTTCAAAGTATCAAAGATGTGAAACATGCATTGGCCCTGTTTGATGAAATAAGGCATTCTGAAGTTTTTCAACCAGATTCCAATACCTATTCTCTAATAATCTCATGTTTCATAGAGGAAGGACATATTAGAGAGGCATGCTCTTGTTACAACCTAATGAAGGAAAATTCTTGGACACCTAGTATTGAGGCTTACTGTTTGCTCGTGAAAGGgctatgcaaaattggagagaTCAATACAGCTATCACTTTTGTCAAAGATTGTTTAGGAAATGTAACTAATGGTCCTATGGAGTTCAAGTATTCATTGACCATTATAAACACTTGCAGAATGAAGAGTCCAGAGAAAGTGATAAAAATTTTGCATGAGATAATTGATCAAAACTGCCAATTAGAAGATATTATTTACTGTTCTGTCATTTATGGTTTCTGCAAATATGCTAGTTTGGAAGAGGCAAGAAAAGTATTAACAGCAATGAGAGATAGAAAGTTCCTCAAAGAGGCAGACTTTATAGTTTATGAGGAGTTACTTAAGGAACACCTAAAGAAGGCTACCGCAGCCTTGGTGATCTCTAGCTGGAAGTTTTTTGGTCATGAATCTAAGATAAAATCACAAGTAACACGGAGGTAA